The nucleotide window ATTTTATCGATGTATTCATCTGAAATGTAGTACTGCAAATCATCCAATTTTTGTTTATTTTCTTCTTGGAGTTCAGCATTTCGCTTTTTAGAGTCGGCAATGTGTTGCTCAATCTGATAATTGTCGTAAATCGAAACCGTGAGATTGTAAAGCATGTAAGCCACCACAAAAAAACCAATCACCAAGGTGAGACGCATCATATCGAACGGACTGTCGTAGCTTTGAGCCATGGTCTTTGTTAAAC belongs to Candidatus Peregrinibacteria bacterium and includes:
- a CDS encoding septum formation initiator family protein → MAQSYDSPFDMMRLTLVIGFFVVAYMLYNLTVSIYDNYQIEQHIADSKKRNAELQEENKQKLDDLQYYISDEYIDKIAKQNLNLINPGEKVVVIPDEDLVVLSQDEDTAALSEQIRSSWSNPKKWWKFFFSSNPYKS